The following proteins are encoded in a genomic region of Stigmatopora nigra isolate UIUO_SnigA chromosome 3, RoL_Snig_1.1, whole genome shotgun sequence:
- the mpc1 gene encoding mitochondrial pyruvate carrier 1 isoform X1 has protein sequence MLTFVFLCYYSSPSVVLTTGKTFTSTHFWGPVANWGLPIAALSDVKKSPEIISGRMTFALCCYSLVFMRFAYKVQPRNWLLFACHLTNESAQLVQGGRLIKYNLEKKTS, from the exons ATGTTaacatttgtctttttgtgttattATTCTTCCCCTTCTGTGGTGCTGACAACTGGAAAAACATTCACCAGCACA CATTTTTGGGGTCCAGTAGCAAATTGGGGCCTCCCCATCGCTGCCCTCAGTGACGTGAAAAAGAGCCCCGAGATTATCAGTGGCAGGATGACGTTTG CCCTGTGTTGTTACTCGCTGGTGTTCATGCGTTTTGCCTACAAAGTGCAACCGCGTAACTGGCTGCTGTTTGCTTGCCATTTGACCAACGAATCTGCACAATTGGTTCAGGGTGGACGGCTCATTAAATACAA CCTCGAGAAGAAGACCTCGTAG
- the mpc1 gene encoding mitochondrial pyruvate carrier 1 isoform X2: protein MAGTIARKAIDHLRSKEFRDYLMSTHFWGPVANWGLPIAALSDVKKSPEIISGRMTFALCCYSLVFMRFAYKVQPRNWLLFACHLTNESAQLVQGGRLIKYNLEKKTS from the exons ATGGCTGGCACAATTGCACGTAAAGCTATTGACCATCTGAGGAGTAAAGAATTCCGGGATTATTTGATGAG CACA CATTTTTGGGGTCCAGTAGCAAATTGGGGCCTCCCCATCGCTGCCCTCAGTGACGTGAAAAAGAGCCCCGAGATTATCAGTGGCAGGATGACGTTTG CCCTGTGTTGTTACTCGCTGGTGTTCATGCGTTTTGCCTACAAAGTGCAACCGCGTAACTGGCTGCTGTTTGCTTGCCATTTGACCAACGAATCTGCACAATTGGTTCAGGGTGGACGGCTCATTAAATACAA CCTCGAGAAGAAGACCTCGTAG